The following proteins come from a genomic window of Corallococcus sp. NCRR:
- a CDS encoding DUSAM domain-containing protein: MRQDINWDEVRALAARVEAGEALALTADVRELLLRTAREVAIPEPDAQAAVQDAAAATALLREARSRIREGSMRLARTRMLAGDLAKAGDRAGARKLLEDLLAVEVVPLYRELAELELEDLD; the protein is encoded by the coding sequence ATGAGGCAGGACATCAACTGGGACGAGGTGCGTGCGCTCGCCGCGCGCGTCGAGGCCGGCGAAGCACTCGCGCTCACCGCGGACGTGCGTGAGTTGCTGCTGCGTACTGCGCGCGAGGTGGCCATCCCTGAGCCGGATGCACAGGCCGCCGTCCAGGACGCGGCTGCTGCGACCGCGCTTCTGCGCGAGGCTCGCTCGCGGATCCGCGAGGGCTCGATGCGACTGGCGCGCACGCGGATGCTGGCTGGAGACCTTGCGAAGGCGGGCGATAGAGCCGGGGCCCGGAAGCTGCTGGAGGACCTGCTCGCCGTGGAGGTGGTGCCTCTCTACCGTGAGCTAGCGGAGCTGGAGTTGGAGGACTTGGACTGA
- a CDS encoding IS5 family transposase, which translates to MMRYELNERQWRALAPLLPHQGRGGAWSDHRSVLNGILWRLHTGAPWRDLPSRYGPWQTVYDRFVRWRKDGTWLRLMHTLQAQLRAQDELDMSVLFVDSTVVRATRAAAGGGKRGARTSPKTTPWGARAGAFPPSSTSPVRVTATCSPSP; encoded by the coding sequence ATGATGCGCTACGAGCTGAACGAGCGGCAGTGGAGGGCCTTGGCTCCTCTGCTGCCGCATCAGGGGCGAGGCGGGGCCTGGAGCGACCACCGCAGCGTGCTCAATGGGATTCTCTGGCGCTTGCACACGGGCGCCCCCTGGCGCGACCTGCCCTCGCGCTATGGCCCCTGGCAGACCGTCTATGACCGCTTCGTGCGCTGGCGCAAGGACGGCACCTGGCTGCGGTTGATGCACACGCTCCAAGCGCAACTGCGAGCCCAGGACGAGTTGGACATGAGCGTTCTCTTCGTCGATTCCACCGTGGTGCGCGCCACCCGCGCAGCCGCCGGAGGCGGCAAAAGGGGGGCCCGCACGAGCCCGAAGACCACGCCCTGGGGCGCTCGCGCGGGGGCTTTTCCACCAAGCTCCACCTCACCTGTGAGAGTCACCGCCACGTGCTCTCCATCGCCCTGA
- a CDS encoding IS5 family transposase — translation MGRSRGGFSTKLHLTCESHRHVLSIALTAGQASDLTGVVPALDAVRVQGPRGRARQRPGTLVADKGYSFEAVRTWARKHHVRAMLPRRADQTRFNARCRTHFDPALYRQRNVIERAIGHLKDKRAIGARYDKLALNYLALVQVALIFSYLRHLHPSDTA, via the coding sequence CTGGGGCGCTCGCGCGGGGGCTTTTCCACCAAGCTCCACCTCACCTGTGAGAGTCACCGCCACGTGCTCTCCATCGCCCTGACGGCGGGGCAGGCCAGTGACTTGACGGGAGTCGTCCCCGCCCTGGACGCGGTCCGTGTCCAAGGCCCACGAGGACGCGCGCGCCAGCGGCCGGGCACGTTGGTGGCGGACAAGGGCTACAGCTTCGAGGCCGTGCGCACCTGGGCGCGAAAGCACCACGTGCGCGCCATGCTTCCGCGTCGCGCGGACCAGACCCGCTTCAACGCGCGATGCCGCACTCACTTCGACCCGGCCCTCTACAGGCAGCGCAACGTCATCGAGCGGGCCATCGGCCATTTGAAGGACAAGCGCGCCATCGGGGCCCGCTACGACAAACTCGCGCTCAACTACCTGGCCCTGGTGCAGGTGGCGCTCATCTTCTCCTACCTGCGCCACCTGCATCCATCAGACACGGCCTAG
- a CDS encoding cold-shock protein: protein MSERQTGSVKWFNEEKGFGFITPQFGDDLFVHVRAIQSDGVQTLNAGQLVSFIAVRGKNGMQAEEVQVL, encoded by the coding sequence ATGTCGGAGAGGCAGACGGGAAGCGTGAAGTGGTTCAACGAAGAGAAGGGATTTGGATTCATCACGCCCCAGTTCGGAGACGATCTCTTCGTGCATGTCAGGGCCATTCAGTCGGACGGAGTCCAGACTCTCAATGCGGGGCAACTGGTCAGCTTCATCGCCGTGCGGGGAAAGAATGGGATGCAGGCGGAAGAGGTCCAGGTGCTCTAA
- a CDS encoding IS630 family transposase translates to MKKRALPQGRQQLRLRCPDRRRLIRWGERTGCPLTLRRCLAVAKVASGQSRTQAARQLLCAMSTVVAAVQRFQNSGREGLLDGRAQNGQRKVDERFRQTLCRVLEGTPQQSGWRRTTWTRELLVREVERRGRVRVSPATMGRALASVGAQRRRPRPVVRCPWPERRRRRRLWQLKCRAAFARPGEPVFFEDEMDVHLNPKIGPDWTLPGQRREVVTPGNNQKRFVAGALDARTARVTWVQGEKKTSALFIDLVRAVDAGYPRAKRLHFILDNAATHSSKKTRKGAGGTG, encoded by the coding sequence ATGAAGAAGCGAGCCCTGCCTCAGGGAAGGCAACAGCTACGCCTGCGATGTCCTGACCGCAGGCGGCTGATTCGCTGGGGAGAGAGGACTGGCTGCCCGCTCACCCTGCGGCGGTGTCTGGCGGTCGCGAAGGTGGCCAGTGGTCAGTCACGGACGCAAGCCGCGCGGCAGTTGCTGTGCGCCATGTCCACGGTGGTGGCTGCGGTTCAGCGCTTCCAGAACTCAGGCCGAGAAGGCCTCTTGGACGGGCGCGCTCAGAATGGGCAGCGCAAAGTGGACGAGCGATTCCGGCAGACGTTGTGCCGGGTGCTGGAAGGCACGCCGCAGCAGTCCGGTTGGCGGCGCACGACGTGGACGCGCGAGTTGCTGGTTCGTGAGGTGGAGAGGCGAGGCCGGGTACGTGTCTCGCCCGCGACGATGGGACGCGCCTTGGCCTCGGTGGGAGCCCAGAGAAGGCGTCCACGTCCCGTGGTGCGCTGCCCCTGGCCGGAGCGCAGACGCCGACGGCGCCTCTGGCAGCTGAAATGCCGTGCGGCCTTCGCCCGGCCCGGCGAGCCCGTGTTTTTCGAGGATGAGATGGACGTGCACCTCAACCCGAAAATCGGCCCCGACTGGACGTTGCCTGGACAGCGCAGAGAGGTCGTTACCCCGGGCAACAACCAGAAGCGTTTCGTGGCGGGGGCGCTGGACGCGCGCACGGCTCGGGTGACTTGGGTGCAGGGGGAGAAGAAGACGAGTGCGCTCTTCATCGACCTGGTGCGCGCCGTGGACGCCGGCTATCCCAGAGCGAAGCGTCTGCATTTCATCCTCGACAATGCCGCCACCCACTCCAGCAAGAAGACGCGCAAAGGCGCTGGAGGCACTGGGTGA
- a CDS encoding zinc-dependent alcohol dehydrogenase family protein: MQAYELHTPTGSSSWTLVETPQPQPGPGQTLVRIHAVSVNYRDLIIARGTYPGLKLPLIPCSDGAGEVVAVGSGVTRVKPGDRVAPTFFQVWTDGERTPEKVAHALGGSVPGVLAEYVCLDAEGLVLLPDWLSYEEGATLPCAAVTAWNALVPQGGLKRGQTVLAQGTGGVSIFALQFAHHFGARVLITSSQDAKLQRAKQLGAQGLINYRTTPDWEEAVLTLTGNQGVDHVLEVGGAGTLPRSIQATREGGHIALIGLLTGAPGKPDTTATGARRLRVVSTYVGSREMFEDMLKAMTQEKIRPVIDRAFPFAQAREALQYMESGGHFGKIVITV, from the coding sequence ATGCAGGCGTATGAGCTCCACACCCCCACCGGCTCCTCCAGTTGGACCCTCGTGGAGACGCCCCAGCCCCAACCGGGCCCCGGCCAGACGCTCGTCCGCATCCACGCGGTCTCCGTCAACTACCGCGACCTCATCATCGCCCGCGGCACCTACCCCGGCCTCAAGCTCCCCCTCATCCCCTGCTCGGACGGCGCGGGTGAGGTCGTCGCCGTGGGCTCCGGCGTCACCCGCGTGAAGCCCGGCGACCGCGTCGCTCCCACCTTCTTCCAGGTGTGGACCGACGGCGAGCGCACCCCGGAGAAGGTCGCCCACGCGCTCGGCGGCAGCGTCCCCGGCGTCCTCGCGGAGTACGTCTGCCTGGACGCCGAAGGGCTGGTGCTCCTGCCGGACTGGCTCTCCTACGAGGAGGGCGCCACCCTCCCCTGCGCCGCCGTCACCGCCTGGAACGCGCTCGTCCCCCAGGGCGGCCTCAAGCGCGGCCAGACCGTGCTCGCGCAGGGCACCGGCGGCGTGTCCATCTTCGCCCTCCAGTTCGCCCACCACTTCGGGGCCCGCGTCCTCATCACCTCCAGCCAGGACGCCAAGCTCCAGCGCGCGAAACAGCTGGGCGCGCAGGGGCTCATCAACTACCGCACGACGCCGGACTGGGAGGAGGCCGTGCTCACCCTCACCGGCAACCAGGGCGTGGACCATGTGCTGGAGGTCGGCGGCGCGGGCACGCTGCCCCGCTCCATCCAGGCCACCAGGGAGGGCGGCCACATCGCGCTCATCGGGCTGCTCACCGGGGCTCCCGGCAAGCCGGACACCACGGCCACCGGCGCCAGACGCCTGCGCGTCGTCAGCACCTACGTGGGCAGCCGCGAGATGTTCGAGGACATGCTCAAGGCCATGACGCAGGAGAAGATCCGGCCCGTCATCGACCGCGCCTTCCCCTTCGCCCAGGCTCGCGAAGCGCTCCAGTACATGGAGTCCGGCGGCCACTTCGGGAAGATTGTCATCACCGTCTGA
- a CDS encoding M16 family metallopeptidase, which translates to MRRLLPLLLLLLMPVLPASAQQQPPDASRFFPYTLNTTRLPNGLTVVRVPFNSPGIVAYVTAVRVGSRNEVEPGRTGFAHFFEHMMFKGTKANPEGQRERILGGFGFDDNAFTTDDITVYQVYGPTAGLEKLIELEADRFQNLEYSEPAFQTEALAVLGEYHKNAAGPDLKLEEALAKTAFTRHTYQHTTLGFYEDIQAMPKAYAYSRSFFERWYTPANTTLFIVGDFNDAQVVAQVTKAYGGWQRQPTSVSIPTEPPQTKQRTVHVDWPQPTQPRHVLAWHTPAARADTPDAAIQTLLAEYLVGDTSPAYKELVLEKQYVESLNVYTTPHRDPYLFPIDATLQDEKFRADVDAVLRREVKAVAGAPVDGARLKAIQDHLRYGLLMDLETPRDVAIDLALYAGVMGRPDALASYLKQLGSVTPQQLTLFARKYLEDKNLTVLTLTPKAVSAGGTP; encoded by the coding sequence ATGCGCCGCCTGTTGCCCCTCCTGCTGCTGCTCCTGATGCCGGTGCTCCCGGCCTCCGCGCAGCAGCAGCCTCCAGATGCCTCCCGCTTCTTCCCCTACACGCTGAACACCACGCGCCTGCCCAACGGGCTCACCGTGGTGCGCGTGCCGTTCAACTCGCCCGGCATCGTCGCGTACGTCACCGCCGTGCGCGTGGGCTCGCGCAATGAGGTGGAGCCCGGCCGCACCGGCTTCGCCCACTTCTTCGAACACATGATGTTCAAGGGGACGAAGGCGAACCCGGAGGGCCAGCGCGAGCGCATCCTCGGCGGCTTCGGCTTCGACGACAACGCGTTCACCACCGACGACATCACCGTGTACCAGGTGTACGGCCCCACCGCCGGCCTGGAGAAGCTCATCGAGTTGGAGGCGGACCGCTTCCAGAACCTGGAGTACTCCGAGCCGGCCTTCCAGACGGAGGCGCTCGCCGTCCTGGGCGAGTACCACAAGAACGCCGCGGGCCCGGACCTCAAGCTGGAGGAGGCCCTGGCGAAGACGGCCTTCACGCGCCACACGTACCAGCACACCACGCTGGGCTTCTACGAAGACATCCAGGCGATGCCCAAGGCGTACGCGTACAGCCGCTCGTTCTTCGAGCGCTGGTACACGCCCGCCAACACCACCCTCTTCATCGTCGGTGACTTCAACGACGCGCAGGTGGTCGCCCAGGTGACCAAGGCCTACGGCGGATGGCAGCGCCAGCCCACCAGCGTCAGCATCCCCACCGAGCCCCCGCAGACGAAGCAGCGCACCGTCCACGTGGACTGGCCGCAGCCCACGCAGCCGCGCCACGTGCTCGCGTGGCACACGCCCGCCGCCCGCGCGGACACGCCCGACGCCGCCATCCAGACCCTTCTCGCCGAGTACCTCGTGGGCGACACCAGCCCCGCGTACAAGGAGCTGGTGCTGGAGAAGCAGTACGTCGAGTCGCTCAACGTCTACACGACGCCGCACCGCGACCCGTACCTGTTCCCCATCGACGCCACCCTGCAGGACGAGAAGTTCCGCGCCGACGTGGACGCCGTGCTGCGCCGCGAGGTGAAGGCCGTGGCCGGCGCTCCGGTGGACGGCGCGCGCCTGAAGGCCATCCAGGACCACCTGCGCTACGGCCTCTTGATGGACCTGGAGACGCCGCGCGACGTGGCCATCGACCTGGCCCTCTACGCGGGCGTGATGGGCCGCCCCGACGCGCTCGCCAGCTATCTGAAGCAGTTGGGCAGCGTGACGCCCCAGCAGCTCACCCTGTTCGCGAGGAAGTACCTCGAGGACAAGAACCTCACCGTGCTCACCCTGACCCCCAAGGCCGTCTCCGCCGGAGGGACGCCGTGA
- a CDS encoding M16 family metallopeptidase, with the protein MKTRATVSLVLAAALSLAACAHHKPAEEPPPAPAPTPPPPEPGSVPAVPLNEPPPMHLVVQARADTPIVSLRLVFHTGSIDDPKGKEGLTALTAKLMAEGGTQQLTAAQLLEALYPMAAELKVVTDKEMTTLSGRVHQDFLPSFLLLFTDTLLQPRFDPAEFERLRANALNAVRNGLRSEDDETLGKVGLDALLYAGHPYAHYTGGTVQGLQSITLEDVKAHARRVFTQDRLVIGLAGPVDANLQQTMTSRLSALPAKGAPRVELPTVKSSAGRTLILQKPTLSTAVSMGFVTPMRRGDPDFFPVAFALSNLGEHRQFIGVLFNELREQRGFNYGDYAYAEHFIEDRGNGTFNRTNLVRTQQDVSIWLRPVVPANGVFATRGAVFFLERMSKEPLTPERFDLVRGFLQGYTRLWEQTDQRRLGYAIDSLYYGTPDFLEAYRSALKTMTPESVQAAVKRQLSPEKLAFVYVTEDAQGLAQKLKSGAPSPITYASPKPPELLKLDELILQQKLPVRPDAVQILPAAEFMER; encoded by the coding sequence ATGAAGACCCGCGCTACCGTGTCGCTCGTCCTGGCCGCCGCGCTGTCGCTCGCCGCCTGCGCCCACCACAAGCCCGCCGAGGAACCGCCCCCGGCGCCCGCCCCCACGCCGCCGCCTCCCGAGCCGGGCTCGGTGCCCGCGGTGCCGCTGAACGAGCCGCCGCCGATGCACCTCGTCGTGCAGGCCCGGGCGGACACGCCCATCGTCAGCCTGCGGCTCGTCTTCCACACGGGCTCCATCGACGACCCGAAGGGCAAGGAGGGCCTCACCGCCCTCACCGCGAAGCTGATGGCGGAGGGCGGCACGCAGCAGCTCACCGCCGCGCAGCTCCTGGAAGCGCTCTACCCCATGGCCGCCGAGCTCAAGGTCGTCACCGACAAGGAGATGACCACCCTCTCCGGCCGCGTCCACCAGGACTTCCTGCCCTCGTTCCTGCTGCTCTTCACGGACACGCTGCTCCAGCCGCGCTTCGACCCCGCGGAGTTCGAGCGCCTGCGCGCCAACGCGCTCAATGCCGTGCGCAACGGCCTGCGCAGTGAAGACGACGAGACGCTCGGCAAGGTGGGCCTGGACGCGCTGCTTTACGCCGGGCACCCGTACGCCCACTACACCGGCGGCACCGTGCAGGGGCTCCAGTCCATCACCCTGGAGGACGTGAAGGCGCACGCGCGCCGCGTCTTCACGCAGGACCGGCTCGTCATCGGGCTCGCGGGTCCGGTGGACGCGAACCTCCAGCAGACCATGACGTCGCGCCTGAGCGCGCTGCCCGCCAAGGGCGCGCCCCGGGTGGAGCTGCCCACCGTGAAGTCCTCCGCGGGGCGCACGCTCATCCTCCAGAAGCCCACGCTCTCCACCGCCGTGAGCATGGGTTTCGTCACGCCGATGCGCCGGGGCGACCCGGACTTCTTCCCGGTGGCGTTCGCGCTGTCGAACCTGGGCGAGCACCGCCAGTTCATCGGCGTGCTCTTCAACGAGCTTCGCGAGCAGCGCGGCTTCAACTACGGCGACTACGCCTACGCCGAGCACTTCATCGAGGACCGGGGCAACGGCACCTTCAACCGCACCAACCTGGTGCGCACCCAGCAGGACGTGTCCATCTGGCTGCGCCCCGTGGTGCCCGCCAACGGCGTGTTCGCCACGCGCGGCGCGGTGTTCTTCCTGGAGCGCATGTCCAAGGAGCCCCTCACCCCGGAGCGCTTCGACCTGGTGCGCGGCTTCCTCCAGGGCTACACGCGCCTGTGGGAGCAGACCGACCAGCGGCGGCTGGGCTACGCCATCGACTCGCTCTACTACGGCACGCCGGACTTCCTGGAGGCCTACCGCTCCGCGCTGAAGACGATGACGCCGGAGTCCGTGCAGGCCGCCGTGAAGCGGCAGCTCTCGCCGGAGAAGCTGGCGTTCGTGTACGTCACGGAGGACGCGCAGGGGCTGGCGCAGAAGCTGAAGTCCGGCGCGCCTTCGCCCATCACCTACGCGTCACCCAAGCCGCCGGAGCTGCTCAAGCTGGATGAGCTCATCCTCCAGCAGAAGCTGCCGGTGCGCCCGGACGCCGTCCAGATTCTCCCGGCGGCGGAGTTCATGGAGCGCTGA
- a CDS encoding DUF3616 domain-containing protein, with protein MNRWLLWGCVLVAGCGTREANVRRDALPAAPANTVVFEGSCDASGAVELGHGLFVVADDEDNILRVYDARKGGRPLRTVDLSPSLELPVKKKPPETDIEAGSRLGNLAFWLTSHGRNSAGKKQPARLRFFATGVEDPEHVQLVGQPYTQLLEDLLADARLAPYGLARAEPLPPKEPGGLNIEGMTAMLDAPGMLIGFRSPLTQGKALVVPLLNPEAVVRDGASARFGEPHLLELGGLGIRSLSSWRGRYLIMAGATSSEAKSRLFTWKGGDDAPVPVTSVDLSGVNPEAFFTPDTSEDILLLSDDGTVRVDGVECKRQKDPALKRFRGVWTALPENP; from the coding sequence ATGAACCGGTGGCTCCTGTGGGGATGTGTCCTGGTCGCGGGCTGTGGCACCCGCGAGGCGAACGTGCGGCGAGACGCGCTGCCCGCCGCGCCCGCGAACACGGTCGTCTTCGAAGGCAGCTGTGACGCGTCCGGCGCGGTGGAGCTGGGCCACGGCCTGTTCGTGGTGGCGGACGACGAGGACAACATCCTGCGCGTCTACGATGCGCGGAAGGGCGGACGTCCGCTGCGCACGGTGGACCTGTCTCCGTCGCTCGAATTGCCGGTGAAGAAGAAGCCGCCGGAGACGGACATCGAAGCGGGCTCGCGGCTGGGCAACCTGGCCTTCTGGCTCACGTCGCACGGCCGCAACAGCGCCGGCAAGAAGCAGCCCGCGCGCCTGCGCTTCTTCGCCACCGGCGTGGAGGACCCCGAGCACGTGCAACTCGTGGGGCAGCCGTACACGCAGCTGCTAGAGGACCTGCTCGCGGACGCCCGGCTCGCGCCGTACGGGCTCGCTCGGGCGGAGCCGCTGCCGCCCAAGGAGCCCGGTGGCCTCAACATCGAGGGCATGACGGCGATGCTGGACGCGCCCGGGATGCTGATTGGCTTCCGGAGCCCGCTGACGCAGGGCAAGGCGCTGGTGGTGCCGCTCCTGAACCCGGAGGCGGTGGTGCGCGACGGCGCGTCCGCGCGCTTCGGGGAGCCCCATCTGCTGGAGCTGGGTGGGCTGGGCATCCGCTCGCTGTCGTCGTGGCGGGGGCGCTACCTCATCATGGCGGGGGCCACCTCCTCCGAGGCGAAGTCGCGCCTGTTCACCTGGAAGGGCGGGGACGACGCTCCAGTGCCGGTGACGTCGGTGGACCTGTCCGGCGTGAACCCGGAGGCGTTCTTCACGCCCGACACGTCGGAGGACATCCTGCTGCTCAGCGACGACGGCACCGTGCGGGTGGACGGCGTGGAGTGCAAGCGCCAAAAGGATCCGGCGCTCAAGCGCTTTCGCGGCGTGTGGACGGCGTTGCCGGAAAACCCCTGA
- a CDS encoding OmpA family protein, translating into MQCPDSHPSWSRSACGAALRLAVLGLLLTTAAAHAQPDPFSRGFDAVPVKPTAAQSSGIGLEGATVEPVGSYRGALLFDFNWRILALKLGDEKLGNLLPYRLDAHLLFSYQLLERLELGVDLPVTLIQGDNFSLLGDALNSPDFPGAAGVSGTTLGDIRVLPRVSLLNPDRFPLGLALVTEVRLPTGSARSFTGESGVVFAPRLALEKRLGPVRVLGNAGVLVRPAAQYLNLRVDDELTLGAGGIVDLPDISRLREVKATAEMHLRTPLARPFNFDQADSLKSPWELLVGARAKVWGDWGVELDVGRGLNVTTGYGREALRVMFAVRYDKTFKDEGPDSDGDGVPDVRDRCPTQPEDKDDFEDFDGCPDPDNDGDGVADGDDMCPGKPGPKENKGCPVEEKDTDGDGVIDPLDKCVTVPGLKDFDGCPDTDFDEIPDGEDDCPDVAGPPENNGCPYDAPPYVVVESDRIRIKGNILFETGSAVIQKQSYPLLDEVATVLAKNPTLGPVQIEGHTDNKGSRALNMDLSNRRAKSVLEYLTKKGIDRKRLTSQGFGFDRPIATNDTALGRAKNRRVDFKLVKSELETGPKETIVPHGQPPPPGTEPVPGPGAPPADKK; encoded by the coding sequence ATGCAATGCCCCGACTCCCACCCTTCATGGAGCCGGTCCGCGTGCGGCGCGGCCCTGCGACTCGCGGTCCTGGGCCTGCTGCTCACCACGGCAGCGGCCCACGCCCAGCCAGACCCCTTCTCCCGAGGCTTCGACGCCGTCCCGGTGAAACCGACGGCCGCGCAGTCCAGCGGCATCGGGCTGGAAGGCGCCACCGTGGAACCGGTGGGCAGCTACCGGGGCGCGCTGCTCTTCGACTTCAACTGGCGCATCCTCGCGCTCAAGCTGGGTGACGAGAAGCTGGGGAACCTGCTGCCGTACCGGCTGGACGCGCACCTGCTGTTCTCCTACCAGTTGCTGGAGCGGTTGGAGCTGGGCGTGGACCTGCCCGTCACGCTCATCCAGGGCGACAACTTCTCGCTCCTGGGCGACGCGCTGAACTCGCCGGACTTCCCCGGCGCCGCGGGCGTCAGCGGCACCACGCTGGGCGACATCCGCGTGCTGCCTCGCGTGAGCCTCTTGAACCCGGACCGCTTCCCGCTGGGGCTCGCGCTCGTCACCGAGGTGCGGCTGCCCACCGGCAGCGCGCGGAGCTTCACGGGTGAGAGCGGCGTGGTGTTCGCCCCGCGCCTGGCCCTGGAGAAGCGGCTGGGGCCCGTGCGCGTCCTGGGCAACGCGGGCGTGCTGGTGCGCCCCGCGGCGCAGTACCTCAACCTGCGCGTGGACGACGAGCTGACGCTGGGCGCGGGCGGCATCGTGGACCTGCCGGACATCAGCCGGCTGCGCGAGGTGAAGGCCACCGCGGAGATGCACTTGCGCACGCCGCTGGCGCGCCCCTTCAACTTCGACCAGGCGGATTCGCTCAAGTCGCCGTGGGAGCTGCTGGTGGGCGCCCGCGCCAAGGTGTGGGGCGACTGGGGCGTGGAGCTGGACGTGGGCCGCGGCCTCAACGTCACCACCGGCTACGGCCGCGAGGCCCTGCGGGTGATGTTCGCCGTGCGCTACGACAAGACCTTCAAGGACGAGGGCCCGGACTCCGACGGCGACGGCGTGCCCGACGTGCGCGACCGCTGCCCCACGCAGCCCGAGGACAAGGACGACTTCGAGGACTTCGACGGCTGCCCGGATCCGGACAACGACGGCGACGGCGTGGCGGACGGCGATGACATGTGCCCCGGCAAGCCCGGCCCGAAGGAGAACAAGGGCTGCCCGGTGGAGGAGAAGGACACCGACGGCGACGGCGTCATCGACCCGCTGGACAAGTGCGTCACGGTGCCCGGCCTGAAGGACTTCGACGGCTGCCCGGACACGGACTTCGACGAGATTCCGGACGGCGAGGACGACTGCCCCGACGTGGCCGGCCCGCCGGAGAACAATGGCTGCCCGTACGACGCTCCGCCCTACGTGGTGGTGGAGTCGGACCGCATCCGCATCAAGGGCAACATCCTCTTCGAGACGGGCTCCGCGGTCATCCAGAAGCAGTCGTACCCGCTGCTCGACGAGGTGGCGACGGTGCTCGCCAAGAACCCGACGCTGGGCCCCGTGCAGATTGAAGGGCACACGGACAACAAGGGTTCGCGCGCGCTCAACATGGACCTGTCCAACCGTCGCGCGAAGTCGGTGCTCGAGTACCTGACGAAGAAGGGCATCGACCGCAAGCGCCTCACGTCGCAGGGCTTCGGGTTCGACCGGCCCATCGCCACCAACGACACGGCGCTCGGCCGCGCGAAGAACCGGCGCGTGGACTTCAAGCTGGTGAAGTCGGAGCTCGAGACCGGCCCGAAGGAGACCATCGTCCCCCACGGCCAGCCGCCGCCGCCCGGCACCGAGCCGGTGCCCGGACCGGGTGCGCCGCCCGCGGACAAGAAGTAG
- a CDS encoding FBP domain-containing protein: protein MFLIETEKEFLDAFRPRDRKFVELPKDTRFPLFVRDYLAWVDPYGVRVFLVFTAPGSKRPTGIAFRRDQQGDPASPHMCEWCHTSTGADVGLLTTDANSKRRVGTNLCLDLRCGERLEAVTNRAGQSVLDNNKRLVERMARFAKEALGIDGNPDA from the coding sequence ATGTTCCTCATCGAGACCGAGAAAGAGTTCCTGGACGCGTTCCGCCCCCGGGACCGCAAGTTCGTCGAGCTGCCGAAGGACACCCGGTTCCCGCTCTTCGTCCGGGACTACCTCGCGTGGGTCGACCCCTACGGCGTGCGCGTCTTCCTGGTGTTCACCGCCCCTGGCAGCAAGCGGCCCACGGGCATCGCCTTCCGGCGTGATCAGCAGGGGGACCCGGCGTCGCCCCACATGTGCGAGTGGTGCCACACCTCCACCGGGGCGGACGTGGGGCTGCTCACCACGGATGCCAACTCGAAGCGCAGGGTGGGCACGAACCTCTGCCTGGACCTGCGCTGCGGCGAGCGGCTGGAGGCCGTGACGAACCGCGCGGGTCAGAGCGTCCTCGACAACAACAAGAGGCTCGTCGAGCGCATGGCCCGCTTCGCGAAAGAGGCCCTGGGCATCGACGGGAACCCGGACGCCTGA
- a CDS encoding Ig-like domain-containing protein has protein sequence MHISLRFLPTLLVIGLGVIACGDDAASTSNQPPTVSDTISAPTALVAGTTGTLTITASDPDGDPLTYTWMQVDPVPQGTWVGGTHGESAQWYSPVVGEQTAFTFHVSVSDGVNLPVVRTVTLPVSVPHYAADVQSLWDSGQCTTCHGKAGNLSLAPMSSHASLVNVTAKACGTLQRVMPGDPDNSALVRKMEGTVCGDRMPTGKPEYFDQHPGLNILVRSWILAGAAND, from the coding sequence ATGCACATTTCCCTACGGTTCCTGCCAACCCTGCTGGTCATCGGGCTTGGAGTCATCGCCTGTGGTGATGATGCCGCCTCCACGTCCAACCAACCGCCCACCGTGAGCGACACCATCTCCGCGCCCACGGCCCTGGTCGCGGGCACGACGGGCACCCTGACCATCACAGCGAGCGACCCTGATGGAGACCCGCTGACCTACACGTGGATGCAGGTCGACCCCGTCCCCCAGGGCACCTGGGTGGGCGGCACCCACGGCGAGAGCGCGCAGTGGTACTCGCCCGTCGTGGGCGAACAGACGGCGTTCACCTTCCACGTGAGCGTCTCGGATGGCGTGAACCTGCCCGTGGTGCGGACCGTCACCCTGCCCGTGTCGGTGCCCCACTACGCCGCGGACGTCCAGTCGCTGTGGGACTCCGGGCAGTGCACGACTTGCCACGGCAAGGCCGGCAACCTGAGCCTGGCGCCGATGAGCAGCCACGCGAGCCTGGTCAACGTCACCGCCAAGGCCTGCGGCACCCTCCAGCGCGTCATGCCCGGTGACCCGGACAACTCGGCGCTCGTGCGCAAGATGGAGGGCACGGTGTGCGGGGACCGCATGCCCACGGGCAAGCCGGAGTACTTCGACCAGCACCCGGGCCTGAACATCCTGGTCCGCTCGTGGATCCTCGCGGGCGCGGCCAACGACTGA